atatgctgccatccaagcaacgtctttttcatggaccccactgcttatttcagcaagacaatgccggaccacattctacacgtgttacaacagcatggctccgtagtaaaagagtgcaggtactcgactgacctgcctgcagtccagacctgtctcccattgaaaatgtgtggcgccttatgaagcgtaaaacacgacaacggagaccccagactgttaaatagctgaagctgtacatcaagtgagaatgggaaagaattccacctacaaatcttcaacaattagtgtcctcaattcccaaacgtttattgaatgttgttaaaagaaaaggtgatgtaacacagtggtataGGACATgaccctgtcacagcttttttggaacgtgttgcagctataaaattccaagttaatgattatttgctaaaaacaataaagtttatcagtttgaacattaaatataggttaataaattttgtctttgtagtgtattcaattaaatataggttgaacatgatttgcaaatcattgtattctgtttttatgtttaacacaacgtcccaacttcattggaattggggttgtacgttaATACGCGGCCTGTAAAACTATGCAGTAATCAAAACAGATCAATGGGTGGCGGTAATGCAATATCAAAGTTTGTAAATCGTCGTTgtaaaacaagaagaagaagaaccatGACCTTTCACCCTCacacatgaggaaaaaatgtcTACCTCCTTTCAAAGCGTAATAAGGGCCGCGTTCCGCCTCTCACCTTCAAATTTATTTCCACTGCGACAATGTCAGGTAATATTTTACTGTTCATGTTATTCATACTACTAGCCGCTTTCTTGAAGTTTATCGAAAAGTGATCTATGTTAAGGGAGGCTATACAGTAGCCATCTACGGAGTTAACAACGACATCCtgaaacagtgaaaaaaatgtattgccaATATATTTTGCGTGCTTGATTCCTTACATTACATGAATTAATTCATGAAGTTTTACTGTTTGTATTGGTATGGAAAATAAATCATCTCACGAAGCAAAGCTATTTGAAACAACGCATACAACATCGATTGCTCTTTATTAAAACCATTCAATGAACTGTGATTAAATGTGCAAATTGTTTATGCTTTATATTTGATGATGAGTATCTTCgatacaaacacgcacacatttcACTTTGATTTACAGGGGATATCTGTAAGAACTTGTGCGGCTCTTCGGCCATTTGCACCTCCAAGCCACTCTTTCTGCCAAGTGGTGACACTCCAGGATGAGGCTGCGACTCAGGCTACCGAGGCACTCTCTCGCTACAAAGACAGGCCGTGGGATTATCTGGAGAGTGAAGGTATCGTGCACATACATAAGGGTGAGCTTTTTGCacagacatttgtgtttgttcacCTTTGAATCAAATCTCCTCGGCAGAGTACATAGAGCGGTATGGAGCCAATCCAGTGTGGGCAGGTTACAGGAGGAACCACAAGGGAGGTATTCCCCCACAGAAGACTCGCAAGACCTGCATCGTAAAGTTTTTTTGGATTTAGTTTTGTAAGGGTGTCTAATTTTCAGTACACAGCTGCCATGTAATTATCAAAAACTGTTGGGTTTGTTTAGAGAGGAGACAAGATATGTGGAAACCCCTGTCCAATATGCCGAGATTCAAATGTTATTATTCATCATCAGGTGGGTAAATTGTTTATTCATTGTGATGGACTTAACGCTAATGCATTAAGTAGAGTTGGTCATTGCTTACGGTTGCAAAGCATACAACGGATAAGGATGAACAAACtttcaaaaatgtgtgtttacaTGGACAAGGGACATACCTTTGATGAGGAAGGGAAacgctgtttgtttgttagttagaGCATTGTGTTTTTAGAGTCGGCTGTTTGTTTCATAGCTAACATAACAAATGCCTTCTTTTGCAGAATGTGAAGCTATTGCAGCAGTTCATCAGCCCCCACACTGGTATGGTGTATGATCCCACTCGAACTGGTAAGGCACAAGGCACGGGTGCGTGTCATTAATTGCATGGATTTAGGAATAAAGATTGGCTCACTGTTCTATTATGGGCAGGTGTGTGCATGAAACAGCAAAAGAAGCTGAGTGAAGCTATCAACACTGCACGAGATCATGGTATGTAATGTC
This window of the Phyllopteryx taeniolatus isolate TA_2022b chromosome 21, UOR_Ptae_1.2, whole genome shotgun sequence genome carries:
- the mrps18b gene encoding 28S ribosomal protein S18b, mitochondrial; the encoded protein is MSTSFQSVIRAAFRLSPSNLFPLRQCQGISVRTCAALRPFAPPSHSFCQVVTLQDEAATQATEALSRYKDRPWDYLESEEYIERYGANPVWAGYRRNHKGGIPPQKTRKTCIRGDKICGNPCPICRDSNVIIHHQNVKLLQQFISPHTGMVYDPTRTGVCMKQQKKLSEAINTARDHGFLPFQIPYVDFAGEDYSNCHDAVGVTPPAPALKSGDEWYEWYGEITPDENEVAKVRKTYKAYLKPGI